The Panicum hallii strain FIL2 chromosome 9, PHallii_v3.1, whole genome shotgun sequence genome has a window encoding:
- the LOC112876575 gene encoding uncharacterized protein LOC112876575, producing the protein MSSPESERDSSDSEDYDLRVVEAIRENQNTIHVAASFLSWYYASYIDKKERKTPTYSGLAWVMDALNDPEECYDIFRMMPRLFYKLHDELVSDFGLTSSIHMSSIESLGLFLVICAHGWSNTGVKKDFKHSRETISRKFTEVLNCMVAMSKKYIQPKDPNFRTVHSRITNDQRMWPHFKDCIGAIDGTHISATPPKKDFIRYMGRSGKTTQNVMGVVDFDMRFIYASIGQPGSMHDTTVLYHAIENDADIFPHPPLGKYYVVDAGYPNRDGYLAPYKDQRYHVPEWRNGAPPNGEQERFNHLHSSLRNVVERTFGVWKMKWRILLKMPTYPLDKQMMIIAATMCLHNFIRENDEFDEEFQRCDRDPDYVPTIPTRYRRHMPQNASDTSTTASSSRNMNMFRDDLAKAIWEGR; encoded by the exons ATGTCTTCTCCTGAGAGTGAAAGAGACTCAAGTGACTCGGAAGATTATGATTTGAGAGTCGTGGAGGCAATAAGAGAGAACCAAAACACTATCCATGTTGCTGCATCATTTTTATCTTGGTACTATGCATCTTATATTGACAAAAAAGAGCGTAAAACTCCAACATATTCTGGGTTGGCTTGGGTGATGGATGCTCTGAATGATCCAGAGGAATGTTATGACATTTTCAGAATGATGCCACGGTTATTCTACAAGTTGCATGATGAATTGGTTAGTGATTTTGGCTTGACTTCCTCTATTcatatgtcatctatagaatCTCTTGGCTTGTTCCTTGTGATTTGTGCTCATGGTTGGTCCAACACTGGTGTCAAGAAAGATTTCAAACATTCTCGTGAGACTATTAGTCGCAAATTTACGGAGGTGTTGAATTGCATGGTGGCAATGTCTAAGAAGTATATACAACCTAAGGATCCTAATTTTCGAACAGTTCATAGTAGAATTACCAATGATCAAAGAATGTGGCCTCACTTCAAAGATTGCATTGGAGCAATCGATGGCACTCATATATCTGCCACACCACCTAAGAAAGACTTTATTAGATATATGGGAAGATCTGGAAAGACCACTCAAAATGTGATGGGAGTTGTTGATTTCGACATGCGTTTCATATATGCATCGATTGGTCAACCTGGTTCTATGCATGATACTACAGTGTTATACCATGCAATTGAAAATGATGCAGATATCTTCCCACATCCTCCTTTAG GGAAGTATTATGTTGTCGACGCCGGTTACCCAAATAGAGATGGTTATTTAGCTCCATACAAAGACCAGAGATATCATGTTCCAGAATGGAGGAACGGGGCTCCACCCAATGGAGAGCAAGAGAGGTTCAACCACTTGCATTCAAGTCTTCGTAATGTTGTGGAGCGCACCTTTGGTGTATGGAAGATGAAATGGAGAATTCTTTTGAAGATGCCGACATATCCACTAGATAAACAAATGATGATTATAGCTGCTACAATGTGTCTCCACAACTTCATTCGTGAGAATGATGAATTTGATGAGGAATTCCAAAGGTGTGATCGAGATCCTGATTATGTGCCTACAATTCCTACCCGCTATAGGAGACATATGCCTCAAAATGCATCAGACACATCCACCACAGCATCTAGTAGTAGAAACATGAATATGTTTCGTGACGATCTAGCTAAGGCAATATGGGAGGGAAGGTGA
- the LOC112876598 gene encoding putative GEM-like protein 8, translating into MESFAQEHVIGIPLASFAYAQEETQGKPSCSALIHKKNKKSSFIYRMSKLSQKTDSYMQGFKEHLTLGPKFSETIKGKVSFGAKVLQAGSIDKVFREYFVVEKDEKLLKAFQCYLSTTAGPIAGMLFISTEKIAFHSDRPLSLACSKGGKTRVPYKVLIPTKRIKSASVRENMYNPDEKYIDVVTVDGFDFWFMGFISYEKSFRYLQNVISELR; encoded by the exons ATGGAGAGTTTTGCCCAGGAGCATGTCATCGGAATTCCTTTGGCTTCGTTTGCATATGCCCAGGAGGAAACGCAAGGAAAACCTTCCTGTTCTGCCTTGATCCATAAGAAGA ATAAGAAGAGTTCCTTCATTTATCGGATGAGCAAATTGAGCCAGAAAACAGATAGCTACATGCAAGGGTTCAAAGAACACT TAACCCTGGGACCAAAATTTTCAGAAACTATCAAAGGGAAGGTAAGCTTCGGAGCAAAGGTTCTACAAGCTGGCAGCATTGATAAAGTCTTCAGGGAATACTTTGTAGTCGAGAAAGATGAGAAATTATTGAAGGCTTTCCAGTGTTATCTATCAACCACAGCTGGTCCAATAGCTGGAATGCTTTTCATCTCAACTGAGAAGATAGCATTCCATAGTGATAGGCCTCTGAGTTTAGCGTGTTCCAAAGGAGGCAAGACAAGGGTACCCTACAAG GTGTTGATCCCCACAAAAAGGATAAAGAGTGCTTCAGTGAGAGAAAATATGTACAATCCTGACGAGAAGTATATTGATGTAGTTACTGTTGATGGCTTTGATTTTTGGTTTATGGGTTTTATTAGCTACGAGAAGTCATTCAGATATCTTCAGAATGTAATTTCGGAATTGAGATGA
- the LOC112878038 gene encoding putative GEM-like protein 8, which translates to MESFAQEHVIGIPLASFAYAQEEMQGKPSCSSLIHKKNKKSSFIYRMSKLSQKKDNYMQGFKEHLYLGPKISETIKGKLSFGAKVLQAGGIDKVFREYFAVEKDEKLVKAFQCYLSTTAGPIAGMLFISTEKIAFHSDRPLNLASPKGGSTRVPYKVLIPTKRIKSASVRENLYNPDEKYIDVVTDDGFDFWFMGFVSYEKSFKYLQRVIQELR; encoded by the exons ATGGAAAGTTTTGCCCAGGAGCATGTCATTGGAATTCCTTTGGCTTCGTTTGCATATGCCCAAGAGGAAATGCAAGGAAAACCTTCCTGTTCTTCCTTGATTCATAAAAAGA ATAAGAAGAGTTCCTTCATTTATCGGATGAGCAAATTGAGCCAGAAAAAAGATAACTACATGCAAGGGTTCAAAGAACACT TATATCTGGGACCAAAAATTTCAGAAACTATCAAAGGGAAACTAAGCTTCGGTGCAAAGGTTCTCCAAGCTGGTGGTATTGACAAGGTCTTCAGAGAATACTTTGCAGTCGAGAAAGATGAGAAACTAGTGAAAGCATTCCAATGCTATCTTTCAACCACAGCAGGTCCAATAGCTGGAATGCTTTTCATCTCAACTGAGAAAATTGCTTTCCATAGTGATAGGCCTTTGAACTTAGCATCTCCCAAAGGAGGCAGTACAAGGGTGCCTTACAAG GTGTTGATCCCCACAAAGAGGATAAAGAGTGCTTCAGTGCGGGAAAATTTATACAATCCAGATGAGAAGTATATTGATGTAGTTACTGATGATGGTTTtgatttttggttcatgggtttTGTCAGCTACGAGAAGTCATTCAAATATCTTCAGCGTGTAATTCAGGAGCTGAGATGA
- the LOC112878037 gene encoding putative pentatricopeptide repeat-containing protein At5g52630: protein MGKLRGQNTRPPDAAAAASLLQSCGRSGDLRRGRALHAHLLLSGAAAASTFLANHLITMYFHCADAASAVRVFGAVPRPNLFSWTTLVSGLAQNSMHRDALGAFAAMRRADVAPTQFVLSSAARAAAGLAAPRPGAQLHCVGVRLGFDTELFVASNLADMYSKCGLLREACRVFDQMPHKDAVAWTAMIDGYAKNGSLQAAVLSFRDMKCEGLVGADQHVFCSALSASGGLKDGWLGRSLHCCIVKAGFGLETVVRNALLDMYAKSGDLENASRVVKIDPGGWNVVSSTSLIDGYIETNRVEEALETYTELRRQGIVPNEFTFSSMIKGCAMQALLEQGTQLHAQVIKTSWIGDSFVASTLVDMYGKCGLISLSVQLFNEIGYHTEIAWNAVINVYAQHGHGWEAIQAFDRMNSSGIRPNHITFVSLLAACSHAGLVDEGLKYFYSMKDEHGIEPKEEHFSCIIDMYGRAGRLDEAEKFISEMPVKPNAHGWCSLLGACRMRGNKELGEIAAQNLMKLEPDNTGIHVSLSGIYASLGQWEDVKAVRKLMRDSRIKKLPGFSWVDANKQTHVFGSEDWSHPQQEQIYKKLEELSERIKEEGYVPDTISLPLNLEDSAKERLLRYHSERIAVAFALISMPPTKPIIVKKNLRICADCHSALKFISKVESRDIIVRDNSRFHHFVKGRCSCGDYW, encoded by the coding sequence ATGGGAAAGCTCCGGGGCCAGAATACGCGCCCgccggacgccgccgccgccgcctcgctccTCCAGTCGTGCGGCCGCAGCGGTGacctccgccgcggccgcgcgctcCATGCGCACCTCTTGCTCTCCGGCGCGGCCGCCGCGTCGACCTTCCTCGCCAACCACCTCATCACCATGTACTTCCACTGCGCcgacgccgcctccgccgtccgCGTGTTCGGTGCCGTGCCCCGCCCCAACCTATTCTCCTGGACCACGCTCGTCTCGGGGCTCGCCCAGAACTCCATGCACCGCGACGCGCTCGGGGCCTTCGCCGCCATGCGCCGCGCGGACGTCGCGCCCACGCAGTTCGTGCTctccagcgccgcgcgcgccgcggccgGCCTGGCGGCCCCGCGCCCCGGCGCGCAGCTGCACTGCGTCGGCGTCAGGCTCGGCTTCGACACCGAGCTCTTCGTCGCGAGCAACCTCGCGGACATGTACTCCAAGTGCGGTCTCCTTCGTGAGGCGTGCAGGGTGTTTGACCAAATGCCGCACAAGGATGCTGTCGCCTGGACTGCCATGATTGACGGCTATGCCAAGAACGGGAGTCTCCAGGCAGCTGTACTGTCTTTCCGGGATATGAAATGTGAGGGACTGGTTGGAGCTGACCAGCATGTCTTCTGCAGTGCATTGAGTGCATCAGGAGGGCTCAAGGATGGATGGCTTGGTCGTAGCCTGCATTGTTGTATAGTTAAGGCAGGGTTTGGATTGGAGACTGTTGTGAGGAATGCGCTACTGGACATGTATGCTAAGTCTGGGGATTTGGAGAATGCCTCTCGTGTGGTGAAGATTGACCCTGGAGGTTGGAATGTTGTGTCCAGCACCTCACTGATCGATGGTTATATTGAAACCAATCGTGTTGAGGAGGCCCTTGAGACATATACTGAACTGCGGAGGCAAGGTATTGTGCCCAATGAATTCACTTTCTCGAGCATGATCAAGGGCTGTGCCATGCAAGCTCTGCTTGAACAAGGTACTCAGCTGCATGCTCAAGTGATCAAGACAAGTTGGATCGGTGACTCTTTTGTTGCTTCCACCCTTGTGGATATGTATGGAAAATGTGGCCTCATAAGTTTGTCCGTTCAGTTATTTAATGAGATTGGATACCACACTGAGATTGCCTGGAATGCAGTGATTAATGTATATGCACAGCATGGTCATGGTTGGGAAGCAATCCAAGCTTTTGACAGGATGAACTCAAGTGGTATCAGGCCAAATCACATTACGTTTGTCAGCCTGCTGGCAGCATGCAGTCATGCTGGATTAGTGGACGAAGGACTAAAATATTTTTACTCCATGAAGGATGAACATGGTATTGAACCTAAAGAGGAGCACTTTTCATGTATCATTGATATGTATGGTCGAGCTGGGAGACTAGACGAAGCAGAAAAGTTCATAAGTGAGATGCCTGTCAAACCCAATGCACATGGTTGGTGCTCCTTGCTTGGAGCTTGTAGGATGCGAGGAAACAAGGAGCTGGGAGAGATTGCTGCGCAAAATCTTATGAAGCTTGAGCCAGATAACACTGGTATTCATGTATCCCTTTCTGGGATATATGCATCATTGGGCCAATGGGAGGATGTGAAGGCAGTCAGGAAGTTGATGAGGGATAGTAGGATTAAGAAGCTGCCCGGTTTTAGCTGGGTTGATGCTAACAAGCAAACACATGTTTTTGGATCTGAGGATTGGTCACACCCACAGCAGGAGCAGATATATAAAAAGCTTGAGGAACTCTCGGAGAGGATAAAGGAGGAAGGTTATGTCCCGGACACAATCTCCTTGCCACTTAACCTAGAAGATAGTGCAAAGGAGAGGCTTCTGCGCTATCACAGTGAGAGGATTGCTGTGGCTTTTGCTTTGATAAGCATGCCACCTACAAAACCAATCATTGTGAAGAAGAATTTGCGGATCTGTGCAGACTGCCATTCTGCGTTGAAGTTCATATCTAAGGTAGAAAGCAGGGATATTATCGTTAGAGATAATTCCAGGTTCCACCATTTTGTGAAAGGGAGGTGTTCCTGTGGAGATTACTGGTGA